One window from the genome of Cryptomeria japonica chromosome 6, Sugi_1.0, whole genome shotgun sequence encodes:
- the LOC131035684 gene encoding uncharacterized protein LOC131035684, with protein sequence MFSQLNLTHRSSFHSLPPPNLTCLRSTSLGCSSWPPLCRSFEPSTSLGCSSWPPLCRSFEPSTTQRRLFICLKKRGFTEPQIASIVTVRPQLIVSAESALESKIKLLEDFGFVDRNLLRLLRTNPGILNKSLKKGLLPKMEFLKNVYQSQDVLVKSLLNAPRLLNFSLEKTLEPSLAFWEGLGFSGMEFVSFLGVYPGVLSRTSLTPGQVDLINKIGMDKESKMFKYIVGIVALSRVETLEAKIENLKLCGLSAEETWQIVGAAPLVLNLSRKNVSERMNFLVNNLELPANYVVKHPSLFQIKLEKTLKPRFLVWQKIKSFNALDLPLLTALTMSETRFVNRIIKEHPELKSLWTIYENAISNASKHTELNKT encoded by the coding sequence ATGTTTTCTCAACTGAATCTCACTCACAGATCCTCTTTTCACAGTTTGCCTCCTCCAAACTTAACCTGTCTGAGGTCGACATCACTCGGATGCTCAAGCTGGCCCCCTCTTTGCAGAAGCTTCGAACCCTCGACATCACTCGGATGCTCAAGCTGGCCCCCTCTTTGCAGAAGCTTCGAACCCTCAACAACGCAGAGGAGGTTATTCATTTGTTTAAAAAAGCGCGGCTTCACTGAACCCCAAATTGCCAGTATAGTGACGGTGCGGCCCCAACTTATCGTATCTGCAGAAAGTGCATTGGAAAGTAAGATCAAACTACTAGAAGATTTCGGTTTTGTGGATCGAAATCTGTTAAGACTTTTGAGGACCAATCCTGGCATCTTGAACAAAAGCCTCAAGAAAGGGCTTCTTCCCAAGATGGAGTTTCTGAAGAATGTATATCAGTCCCAGGATGTGCTCGTTAAATCCCTGTTAAATGCACCAAGACTTCTCAATTTTAGCTTGGAGAAAACCCTGGAGCCCTCGCTTGCTTTCTGGGAAGGATTGGGTTTTTCTGGGATGGAGTTCGTAAGCTTCTTAGGGGTTTATCCGGGTGTTCTCTCACGCACGTCTCTAACACCTGGACAGGTGGATCTTATCAACAAGATTGGCATGGACAAAGAGAGTAAAATGTTCAAATATATTGTAGGTATAGTGGCTTTGAGCCGCGTGGAAACGTTAGAGGCCAAGATTGAGAATCTCAAACTCTGCGGGCTCTCGGCTGAAGAAACCTGGCAAATAGTTGGAGCTGCCCCTCTAGTTTTGAATTTGTCAAGGAAAAATGTTAGTGAAAGGATGAACTTTCTAGTTAATAATTTGGAGCTCCCTGCAAATTATGTAGTGAAGCATCCTTCGTTGTTCCAAATCAAATTGGAAAAGACACTGAAACCCAGGTTTCTGGTTTGGCAGAAAATCAAATCCTTCAATGCCCTCGATCTTCCTCTTTTGACAGCATTGACGATGTCAGAGACAAGATTTGTTAACAGAATTATTAAAGAGCATCCCGAACTTAAATCACTGTGGACAATTTATGAAAATGCCATTTCTAATGCCTCCAAGCACACAGAGCTCAACAAAACATAG